Proteins encoded by one window of Planctomycetia bacterium:
- the xylB gene encoding xylulokinase encodes MSAYLGIDLGTSGTKALVCRADGTILATVTVEHPISHPQPGWSEQNPADWWQSACESSRQAIAKSGIKPDELKGIGLSGQMHGSVFLDRAHQVLRPALLWNDQRTQRECEEIEQAAGGRLALISMVSNPAFTGFTAPKILWLRNNEPRIFERLQHVLLPKDYLRLKLTGELATEVSDASGTLLLNVRERCWHTGLLNMLQLNASLLPRCVESDEVTGKLTAQAAKELGVSPGVPVVGGAGDQAASAVGNGIVKPGILSATMGTSGVVFAHAEKPETHPEGKVHTMCHAVRGAWHQMGVVLSAGGSLQWFRNQLCADLMQDATKKGCDPYDLIMQGVEQITPGAEGLLFAPYLTGERHPYSDPQARGSWVGLTVRHTRHHMARAVVEGITFAMRDCLEVMRGLGVQAEQIRLSGGGARSEYWRQLQADIYGQKVAQINAQEGPAFGVALLAMVGTGAYRSVPEACAATIRVTEERLPDAVQKKEYESIYERYHKLYPTLKQLW; translated from the coding sequence ATGAGCGCATATCTTGGAATTGATCTGGGCACCAGTGGCACCAAGGCACTGGTTTGCCGGGCGGATGGAACCATCCTGGCAACGGTCACCGTGGAACATCCCATCTCTCATCCACAGCCTGGCTGGTCGGAGCAGAACCCGGCAGATTGGTGGCAGAGCGCCTGCGAGAGTTCCCGCCAAGCCATCGCTAAAAGTGGCATCAAGCCAGATGAACTGAAAGGCATCGGCCTGAGCGGGCAGATGCATGGTTCGGTGTTTCTCGATCGCGCACACCAGGTGCTCAGGCCTGCACTTCTGTGGAATGATCAGCGAACTCAACGTGAGTGTGAAGAGATTGAACAGGCAGCCGGTGGCAGGCTGGCACTCATCAGCATGGTCAGCAACCCTGCTTTTACCGGTTTCACTGCCCCTAAAATTCTCTGGCTCAGAAATAATGAACCTCGGATATTTGAAAGACTGCAACACGTTCTGCTGCCCAAGGATTATCTGCGCCTGAAACTGACCGGCGAGTTAGCTACTGAAGTAAGCGATGCTTCAGGCACACTATTGCTTAACGTCAGGGAACGATGCTGGCACACCGGTCTGTTAAACATGTTGCAACTGAATGCATCACTGTTACCTCGTTGTGTGGAATCAGATGAGGTAACCGGCAAGCTGACAGCCCAGGCAGCAAAAGAGTTAGGTGTTTCACCCGGTGTTCCAGTGGTGGGCGGAGCAGGGGATCAGGCAGCGAGTGCGGTAGGCAATGGCATCGTGAAGCCGGGGATTCTCAGTGCCACCATGGGAACCAGTGGTGTGGTATTCGCTCATGCTGAAAAGCCTGAAACACATCCGGAAGGTAAAGTGCATACGATGTGTCATGCAGTGCGCGGAGCCTGGCATCAGATGGGTGTGGTGCTGAGTGCAGGTGGATCGCTGCAGTGGTTTCGCAATCAATTGTGTGCGGATTTGATGCAGGATGCGACTAAGAAGGGGTGTGACCCATACGATCTGATCATGCAGGGCGTGGAACAGATAACTCCAGGAGCAGAGGGATTGCTGTTTGCTCCTTATCTTACAGGAGAACGGCATCCGTATAGCGATCCGCAAGCCCGTGGAAGTTGGGTTGGTCTGACCGTTCGTCATACCCGTCATCATATGGCACGTGCCGTGGTGGAAGGCATTACCTTTGCTATGCGCGATTGCCTGGAGGTGATGCGAGGCCTGGGTGTGCAGGCTGAACAGATACGTCTGTCCGGCGGTGGCGCCCGGTCGGAATACTGGCGTCAACTGCAGGCGGACATCTATGGACAGAAAGTAGCCCAGATCAATGCTCAGGAGGGGCCTGCGTTTGGAGTTGCACTCCTGGCGATGGTGGGAACCGGGGCGTATCGCTCGGTACCCGAAGCCTGTGCTGCGACTATTCGCGTGACGGAAGAGCGTTTGCCTGATGCAGTACAGAAGAAAGAATACGAATCGATCTATGAACGCTATCACAAACTGTATCCAACGCTGAAACAATTGTGGTAA
- a CDS encoding DUF1559 domain-containing protein, with translation MTRERRAVLAVMLFILAMSITIFYDPVLALDATAFFIGLYIMFSCILRWWKEPKTVIRRIIGILIGSILLFPLVLIAYSIVPLLSTLYASNYSSGYAAKQLETIVAGLHQWHEKHGQFPAVASYSSTGQPLLSWRVHLLPFLGREELYRQFHLDEPWNSNHNLTLLKSLPNCYRLPGYGQQEPWGGTFYQLIVGPGAVFEHDKQATIPEIKAQGRMDSVIIAGIAQEAVPWTKPADLEFAEGKPLALGRVVRHTPAPIVPFLIGVNINEDNAPGEGNRRYRLAFADGHTDSVVYDGALNRLGPFIKWRGPSPSCLDEIK, from the coding sequence ATGACACGGGAACGACGTGCGGTTCTTGCCGTTATGCTGTTTATCTTGGCAATGAGTATTACTATTTTCTACGACCCAGTATTGGCGCTCGATGCTACCGCCTTTTTCATTGGGTTATACATCATGTTCAGTTGTATCTTACGCTGGTGGAAGGAACCAAAAACAGTTATTCGAAGAATCATTGGTATACTGATCGGATCGATATTGTTATTCCCACTGGTCTTGATTGCTTATTCAATAGTACCACTGTTGAGTACGCTCTATGCATCAAACTATTCGAGTGGATATGCGGCAAAACAGTTGGAGACCATAGTTGCTGGCCTTCATCAATGGCATGAAAAACATGGTCAGTTCCCGGCTGTAGCCAGCTATTCTTCGACTGGTCAGCCTTTACTCAGTTGGCGCGTCCATTTGCTTCCTTTTCTCGGAAGAGAAGAACTGTATCGTCAATTTCATCTCGATGAACCTTGGAACAGCAATCACAATCTGACACTATTGAAATCCCTCCCAAACTGTTATCGACTTCCTGGCTATGGTCAGCAGGAACCATGGGGTGGTACGTTCTATCAATTAATAGTTGGGCCCGGAGCAGTGTTTGAACACGACAAGCAAGCGACGATTCCGGAAATCAAAGCACAGGGAAGAATGGATAGCGTCATCATTGCTGGAATTGCTCAAGAAGCAGTGCCGTGGACGAAGCCAGCCGATCTTGAATTTGCAGAAGGTAAGCCACTGGCATTGGGTCGAGTAGTAAGACACACCCCGGCTCCAATTGTTCCTTTCCTTATTGGTGTCAACATCAATGAAGATAATGCACCAGGAGAGGGGAATCGTCGATATCGTCTCGCATTCGCAGATGGGCATACCGACAGCGTGGTATACGATGGAGCACTGAATAGACTCGGACCGTTTATCAAGTGGCGTGGGCCATCACCCAGCTGTCTGGATGAAATCAAATAA
- a CDS encoding alpha/beta fold hydrolase: MWKDSHGALQPVKTADDWKKRRAHIINNFEAAAGRRSEKSRDPEQITYQTHESVSLGNIVRKKITIPIDDNDIIHAYLFLPASKVKLPAMLCLHQTTKSGKGEPSGLAGLPTLHYALELAQRGYITIAPDYPRFGDSTTDAYQLGYVSATAKGIANHRHCVTLLTQLPEVDAERIGCIGHSLGGHNSIFVALYEPRIKVIASSCGFCSFPKYYGGNLKGWTHAGYMPRIASLFDSDPKKVPFDFTELLAALAPRPVFINAPLRDANFDVEGVRDCVKAALPVYQLFGKTENLVAVHPDCEHAFPDDIREKCYRFLYTHLRDRKESK, translated from the coding sequence TTGTGGAAAGATAGTCACGGCGCTCTGCAGCCAGTGAAAACTGCCGACGATTGGAAGAAAAGACGAGCACACATCATCAACAACTTCGAAGCAGCTGCAGGCAGAAGGTCCGAAAAATCTCGCGACCCGGAACAGATCACTTATCAAACTCACGAATCCGTTTCACTGGGCAACATCGTTCGCAAGAAGATCACTATTCCCATAGATGACAACGATATCATCCACGCCTACCTGTTCCTGCCTGCATCTAAAGTCAAACTCCCAGCCATGCTCTGCCTGCATCAAACCACGAAGTCTGGCAAAGGCGAACCGTCAGGCCTGGCTGGCTTGCCTACCCTGCACTATGCCCTGGAGCTGGCCCAGCGAGGTTACATCACCATCGCACCTGATTACCCGCGCTTTGGCGACTCCACCACCGATGCCTATCAGCTAGGCTATGTAAGTGCCACGGCCAAGGGCATTGCCAACCATCGGCATTGTGTCACACTGCTGACGCAACTGCCTGAAGTCGATGCGGAACGGATTGGCTGCATCGGCCATTCGCTGGGCGGTCACAATTCCATCTTTGTTGCACTGTATGAACCACGCATCAAGGTAATTGCCAGCAGTTGCGGATTCTGCTCATTCCCGAAATACTACGGCGGCAATCTGAAAGGCTGGACGCATGCAGGCTATATGCCACGCATCGCGAGTCTGTTTGACAGCGATCCGAAAAAAGTGCCATTTGACTTCACCGAACTGCTGGCAGCCCTGGCTCCCCGGCCTGTGTTCATCAACGCTCCACTGCGTGATGCCAACTTTGATGTGGAAGGCGTCCGCGATTGTGTCAAAGCTGCCTTGCCGGTCTATCAACTGTTTGGCAAAACAGAAAATCTGGTTGCAGTTCACCCTGATTGTGAACATGCTTTCCCTGATGACATTCGTGAGAAGTGTTATCGCTTTCTGTATACTCACTTACGCGATCGCAAGGAGAGTAAATAG
- a CDS encoding c-type cytochrome, with protein MRLMVFSIGALLFSFTLLAQEKRELPRNKENQTVPLSAREELGTFQLDPAYTIELAAAEPEVVDPVCFCFDAAGDLYVVEMRGYPNAGVGTGTPNLAGRIRRLQDTDHDGYFEKSSIVLDGLRFPCGIAPYRDGFLVGDAPDLFFVSRDGKEKRVLYTGFGNSNIQQMINGLQLHYDGWVYGCNGGNDSPVKSVEKPDAPIVQLRGMHFRFKPDVPGSLEPCSGGGQYGLAVTPSGQWLTCTNSQHLRHIVLPHHYLKRNPDLSVPSVVLDIPDHGAAARVFRISPFEAWRLERTTRRAGGSDAKRFPTTELVPGGYFTSATGLAWHDNQVFVCDPANNLVHRDVLKVQGSTFQAQRHDKDCEFLASTDTWFRPVFLANGPDGSLYLADFYREIIETPLSLPDDIKAKWNLNSRERGRIWRIKPKQTTIVKQKRLDQLGEQELIQELGSSISWRRETAFRLLLEKDVKHNVSELKQLTSHPLPHARILSLSLLSLCNHLDDGNLESALKSTSLDEYAVRMAALQFCESRRSLSEPLKQQLMYIAEDQHPQVRFQLALSLGSLPLDHQERLQLAYQLLKRRDRDTWFDTALLSSLQGLEWQLLRSVMANEKISNAFLERLAQLVGKKVPLLELQSDQSLKRYLQKDWSDSQLAVLKGIGSSYLRTLPDITSRLNSLIHQAKISSNTRQMAISLLGYTNWKEAKPLLQELLSSTSSLDDQRNALQAISRFDEREVTVLLLTLWPTWSPTIRREAQEVLLGRTIFIEYLLERAEKKEFAWLQLDQSRREQLLRSRNANIRQRAEKLQTSAQVTSRQQILIRYAPSLQMTANVERGKALFAKHCSTCHQIQGQGHVVGPDLLGALGNKTPEALLIDMLDPNREVDPRYVNYLVITKTGRTVTGVMSSESASSITLKRAEGVEETILRSDLEEVQGTGKSLMPENFEEQVSVQDTADIIGYLLSLRSRK; from the coding sequence ATGCGACTGATGGTGTTTTCGATAGGTGCCCTGCTCTTTTCGTTCACTCTGCTGGCTCAGGAAAAGCGTGAGTTGCCTCGCAATAAAGAGAACCAGACGGTGCCACTTTCAGCACGCGAGGAACTGGGCACGTTTCAGCTGGACCCCGCCTACACCATAGAACTGGCAGCAGCGGAACCTGAAGTGGTTGATCCCGTCTGTTTTTGCTTTGATGCGGCTGGCGATCTGTACGTGGTGGAAATGCGGGGCTACCCCAACGCAGGTGTAGGCACGGGGACTCCCAACCTGGCAGGCCGCATCCGCAGATTGCAGGATACCGATCACGATGGTTACTTTGAAAAATCCAGCATAGTGCTTGATGGCTTACGTTTTCCGTGTGGGATTGCGCCTTATCGCGATGGTTTCCTGGTGGGTGATGCCCCCGATCTGTTTTTTGTCTCGCGTGATGGTAAGGAGAAACGGGTACTCTACACCGGCTTCGGCAACAGCAACATTCAGCAGATGATCAATGGTTTGCAACTCCATTACGATGGCTGGGTGTATGGCTGCAATGGGGGCAACGATAGCCCTGTTAAATCGGTCGAAAAGCCTGATGCTCCCATAGTTCAACTGCGCGGCATGCATTTCCGTTTCAAACCCGATGTGCCTGGCAGCCTCGAGCCTTGTTCAGGCGGTGGGCAGTATGGACTGGCAGTGACACCCAGTGGTCAATGGCTGACGTGTACCAACAGCCAGCACCTGCGGCATATTGTGTTGCCTCATCATTATTTGAAACGCAATCCTGATCTGTCGGTTCCCTCGGTGGTGTTGGACATTCCCGATCACGGTGCTGCAGCTCGCGTCTTTCGCATCAGCCCTTTTGAAGCCTGGCGGCTGGAACGCACCACACGCCGTGCTGGTGGGAGTGATGCCAAGCGGTTTCCGACAACAGAATTGGTGCCGGGCGGATATTTCACTTCGGCAACGGGTTTAGCCTGGCATGACAATCAGGTCTTTGTCTGCGATCCTGCTAATAACCTGGTGCATCGGGATGTGCTGAAGGTGCAAGGCTCGACTTTTCAGGCACAACGCCATGATAAGGATTGCGAGTTCCTGGCCTCAACCGATACCTGGTTTCGGCCTGTCTTTCTCGCCAACGGCCCGGATGGATCGCTTTACCTGGCCGATTTCTACCGTGAGATCATTGAAACACCTTTGTCGTTGCCTGATGACATCAAGGCAAAATGGAACCTGAATAGTAGGGAACGGGGCCGCATTTGGCGGATCAAGCCAAAGCAAACAACAATAGTGAAACAGAAACGTTTAGATCAACTCGGCGAGCAAGAACTGATTCAGGAACTGGGTTCCAGTATTAGTTGGCGAAGAGAGACTGCATTTCGGTTGCTGCTGGAGAAAGATGTTAAGCACAATGTGTCGGAGTTGAAACAGTTAACATCACATCCCCTGCCCCATGCGCGCATTCTGTCATTAAGCTTACTTTCGTTGTGCAATCATTTAGATGATGGCAACTTGGAATCGGCGCTGAAAAGTACTTCGCTGGATGAATATGCAGTACGCATGGCTGCGCTGCAATTCTGTGAATCGCGACGCAGTTTGTCAGAACCACTGAAACAGCAATTGATGTATATTGCAGAAGATCAGCATCCGCAGGTACGGTTTCAACTGGCGCTCAGCCTGGGTTCGCTGCCACTGGATCATCAGGAAAGGCTACAGTTGGCGTATCAACTACTGAAGCGAAGAGATAGAGATACCTGGTTCGATACTGCTCTACTGTCTTCACTCCAGGGTTTGGAATGGCAGTTATTGCGATCGGTCATGGCTAATGAGAAGATATCCAATGCCTTTCTGGAAAGGCTGGCACAACTGGTCGGTAAAAAGGTACCGCTGCTGGAGTTGCAGTCGGATCAGTCATTGAAAAGGTATTTGCAAAAAGACTGGTCAGATAGTCAACTGGCTGTTTTGAAAGGGATTGGATCAAGTTATCTGCGCACCTTGCCAGATATCACTTCGAGATTGAACAGCCTGATTCATCAAGCCAAAATCAGTTCGAACACCAGGCAGATGGCCATCAGTCTGTTGGGCTATACCAACTGGAAAGAAGCCAAGCCATTGCTGCAGGAACTGCTCAGTTCTACGTCTTCTTTAGATGATCAGCGGAACGCACTGCAGGCCATCAGCCGTTTTGATGAACGGGAAGTTACAGTATTGCTGCTGACACTTTGGCCAACGTGGAGTCCGACTATCCGTCGGGAAGCACAGGAAGTATTGCTGGGCAGGACTATTTTCATCGAGTACCTTCTGGAGCGAGCGGAGAAGAAAGAGTTTGCCTGGCTGCAGCTTGATCAATCGCGTCGGGAGCAATTATTACGTTCGCGAAATGCGAACATCCGCCAGCGGGCAGAGAAGTTGCAGACCAGCGCCCAGGTTACGAGCCGTCAGCAGATACTGATCCGCTATGCTCCATCGCTTCAGATGACAGCTAATGTAGAACGTGGCAAAGCTCTCTTTGCCAAGCATTGCTCCACCTGCCATCAGATTCAGGGGCAGGGGCATGTTGTTGGGCCAGACCTTTTAGGAGCGCTTGGCAACAAAACGCCGGAAGCTTTGCTGATTGATATGCTCGATCCCAACCGTGAAGTCGATCCGCGTTATGTCAATTACCTGGTGATTACCAAAACAGGCAGAACCGTGACAGGGGTGATGAGCAGTGAATCAGCATCGAGCATCACGCTCAAGCGGGCTGAAGGTGTCGAAGAGACTATCCTGCGCAGCGATCTGGAAGAAGTGCAGGGCACCGGAAAATCGTTGATGCCTGAAAACTTCGAAGAACAGGTATCTGTGCAGGATACTGCCGACATCATCGGCTATTTACTCTCCTTGCGATCGCGTAAGTGA
- a CDS encoding malate dehydrogenase: MSQVVRVAVTGAAGQVAYAMLARLAAGEVFGKDKKVILQLLEIPQALQALEGVVMELEDLGSPNLEGVVFTDDANKAFAGANWALLVGAFPRKQGMERKDLLSMNGKIFVSQGQAIANNAAKDIRVVVVGNPCNTNCLVAQRNGKDVPAERWTALTRLDHNRAVAALAKKASVGNSDITNVTIWGNHSNTQYPDFQHARIKGKSATEVITDRAWLETTFIHQVQNRGAAIIKARGVSSAMSAANATLDHVKSLLAPTPAGDWTSAAIVSNGEYGVTHGLVFGYPCRNEQGQYKPVNGLQLDAFGKAKFDLTHKELKEEYEAVKDLLPG, from the coding sequence ATGAGTCAGGTGGTTCGCGTTGCTGTGACAGGTGCAGCCGGGCAGGTGGCTTATGCCATGCTGGCCAGGCTAGCCGCCGGTGAAGTGTTTGGCAAAGACAAGAAGGTCATTCTACAACTGCTGGAAATTCCCCAGGCACTGCAAGCGCTGGAAGGCGTGGTGATGGAGTTGGAAGATCTGGGCTCACCGAACCTGGAAGGCGTCGTATTTACCGATGATGCCAACAAGGCATTTGCCGGCGCCAACTGGGCACTGCTGGTAGGAGCGTTCCCACGCAAGCAAGGCATGGAACGCAAGGATCTCTTATCGATGAATGGGAAGATCTTTGTCAGCCAGGGACAGGCCATTGCCAACAATGCCGCCAAGGATATTCGTGTCGTCGTAGTGGGTAATCCCTGTAACACCAATTGCCTGGTAGCACAGCGTAATGGCAAGGATGTACCTGCTGAACGATGGACAGCACTGACCCGTCTCGATCACAATCGAGCTGTAGCGGCACTCGCCAAGAAGGCATCGGTTGGCAACAGCGATATCACCAACGTCACCATCTGGGGTAATCATTCCAACACCCAGTATCCCGATTTCCAGCATGCCCGCATCAAGGGCAAGTCAGCGACCGAAGTCATCACCGATCGTGCCTGGCTGGAAACCACGTTCATTCATCAGGTGCAGAATCGCGGTGCTGCGATCATCAAGGCTCGAGGGGTCAGCTCTGCCATGTCTGCAGCCAATGCGACACTGGATCATGTGAAAAGTCTGCTCGCCCCAACTCCTGCAGGCGACTGGACAAGTGCCGCCATCGTTTCCAATGGTGAATATGGCGTAACGCATGGCCTGGTGTTCGGCTATCCATGCCGCAATGAACAGGGGCAGTACAAGCCGGTCAACGGCCTGCAACTGGATGCGTTCGGGAAAGCCAAATTCGATCTAACACACAAGGAACTCAAGGAAGAGTACGAAGCAGTGAAAGACCTGCTGCCGGGCTAA